A region of Ignatzschineria larvae DSM 13226 DNA encodes the following proteins:
- a CDS encoding arsenic transporter: MLLAIVIFIFTLILVIGQPKGLGIGYSATIGALLALIFGVIDWQDIITVWGIIWNAVLTFIAIILISLVLDEAGFFRWAALYMARLGRGSGRRLFCYMILLGALISAFFANDGAALILTPIVMAILLQLGASRASTLAFVMGAGFIADTASLPLTVSNLVNIISADYYGIDFGRYASVMIPVNMISVLATLAVLYLFYRRDLQFQYQLETKQDAGSLEALIPRNAIVDPLTFKAGWWVLGLLLIGFFISDLISVPISVIAGIGALILLLIAKKGQKIDVPKIVLSAPWQIVLFSLGMYLVVFGLRNAGLMDYLVILLNQLAGLGIWVSTIGTGFLTAILSSIMNNLPTVLIGVLSIDASNATGLTQEAMVYANVIGSDLGPKITPIGSLATLLWLHVLSLKNMKITWGYYFRVGIVLTLPVLLMTLIALAARLTLF, from the coding sequence ATGTTGTTAGCGATTGTTATTTTTATCTTTACGTTGATTCTGGTCATAGGGCAACCTAAAGGGCTAGGCATTGGTTATAGTGCAACAATAGGGGCTCTGTTAGCGCTGATTTTCGGTGTAATCGATTGGCAAGATATCATAACGGTATGGGGTATTATCTGGAATGCGGTATTGACCTTTATTGCGATTATCCTTATTAGCTTGGTATTAGATGAAGCTGGATTCTTCCGTTGGGCTGCGCTCTATATGGCACGTTTGGGGCGAGGAAGTGGCCGGCGACTATTCTGTTATATGATCTTATTAGGTGCCTTAATTTCAGCCTTTTTTGCCAATGATGGCGCAGCACTGATCTTAACACCGATTGTAATGGCGATTTTATTGCAATTAGGGGCGTCACGAGCTTCAACGCTCGCTTTTGTGATGGGCGCTGGGTTTATTGCAGATACAGCGAGTCTGCCTTTAACGGTTTCAAACCTCGTCAATATTATCTCGGCAGATTACTATGGCATCGATTTTGGTCGTTATGCATCAGTCATGATTCCGGTGAATATGATCTCTGTATTAGCCACATTAGCGGTTCTCTATCTTTTCTATCGCCGGGATCTACAATTTCAATATCAGTTAGAGACAAAACAAGATGCCGGAAGTCTTGAAGCACTTATCCCCCGTAATGCAATTGTCGATCCTCTAACTTTCAAGGCCGGCTGGTGGGTTTTAGGGTTGCTTTTAATCGGTTTCTTTATCTCTGATCTAATCTCGGTACCGATTAGTGTGATTGCCGGCATTGGCGCCTTGATTTTGCTATTGATTGCTAAGAAGGGGCAGAAAATCGATGTCCCTAAGATCGTACTCTCGGCACCTTGGCAGATAGTGCTCTTCTCATTAGGGATGTATTTAGTGGTATTTGGCTTACGAAATGCCGGATTGATGGATTATTTGGTGATATTACTCAACCAATTAGCAGGACTCGGTATTTGGGTAAGCACCATAGGGACGGGATTTTTAACGGCGATATTATCTTCCATTATGAATAATCTTCCCACTGTTCTGATCGGCGTACTCTCTATTGATGCCTCAAATGCAACAGGTTTAACACAGGAAGCGATGGTCTATGCCAATGTCATTGGTAGTGACTTAGGGCCGAAAATTACCCCCATTGGAAGCCTTGCAACGCTCCTCTGGCTTCACGTTCTATCGCTTAAAAATATGAAGATCACCTGGGGCTACTATTTCCGCGTCGGGATTGTGTTAACATTGCCAGTACTTCTGATGACACTAATCGCTTTAGCGGCAAGGTTAACACTGTTTTAA
- the greB gene encoding transcription elongation factor GreB produces MSVNLITPEGLALLQKELDFLWRIERPEITQKVTWAAGLGDRSENADYQFNKQKLRAIDRRVRHLRKRLELLRPVPYSPSQEGKIYFGAWVRLSDEEENSLYFRIVGADEIAHHRDYASINSPIAKACLGKEVDDEVIVRTELLEKQWFIDEIHYGVPDEIRAELEAPLQSSEAR; encoded by the coding sequence ATGAGTGTCAATTTAATTACGCCGGAGGGCCTTGCCCTTTTGCAAAAAGAGCTCGATTTTCTATGGCGTATTGAACGCCCTGAAATTACTCAAAAAGTCACCTGGGCTGCAGGATTAGGCGATCGCTCTGAGAACGCTGATTACCAGTTCAACAAACAGAAGTTAAGAGCCATCGATCGGCGTGTACGTCATCTTCGTAAGCGCCTTGAGCTTCTTCGTCCGGTCCCCTATTCCCCTAGCCAAGAGGGAAAGATTTATTTCGGCGCTTGGGTACGGCTTTCAGATGAGGAAGAGAATAGCCTCTACTTTCGGATTGTTGGTGCTGATGAGATTGCCCATCATAGAGATTATGCTTCCATCAACTCTCCAATCGCCAAAGCTTGCCTTGGTAAAGAAGTGGATGATGAGGTGATTGTCCGCACTGAACTATTAGAAAAACAGTGGTTTATCGATGAGATTCATTATGGTGTGCCCGATGAAATCAGAGCGGAATTAGAAGCGCCGTTACAAAGTAGTGAAGCGCGATAA